A window of Chelmon rostratus isolate fCheRos1 chromosome 18, fCheRos1.pri, whole genome shotgun sequence genomic DNA:
GACCTCCTCActctcctcacctgcagccCCCAACCTCCTCATCCATGAATCCCCCTGGACTGGTGCACCCCTTCCCAGGAGCCTACTTTCCTGGCTTGCACTCCCCTCCTCTGAACATGATGCCAAGAGGTCCTGTCCCAATGCCTCCCATAATGAACTTTGGTATTCCTTCTTTTACCCCTCTTCTGCCCCAACCCACTGTCCTGGTGCCTTATCCCATCATTGTTCCACTACCTGTCCCCATACCCATTCCTATCCCCATTCCAGTCCCTTCTAAGGCAACCCCCGAAACTCCAAGTCACAGTGGTGTTATCCAGCCTGTGCCAGAGGGGGCAGACAGGGGTAGATCCAGGGCTACCAGGCCACCGTCTCCAGGGATCCCTGAAGGGGACAGCAGATTTGTAGCCAAAAAATTATGTGGAACCTTGACTCAAGGTCTCCCGTCACCAAGTGACCCCAACACCAGGGACACAGATTGGGTTAAATCAGAGAGGTCATTCCCTTCCCCAACATCCACACCCCACAGTGGAGCATCCTCCCCCAGAGCACAGTACAGTGAATCCCCCTGCTCAGCCCCAGAGTTGGAGGGGCTGACAGACTATAAGCAGCAGCAGTCGGAGCGACAAGTCATCCAAAGGGTTCTTCAAAGGACCCAAGTGAAGTTGGGGCCCAGTGCCAATGGAGTGGTGGACCTATCAGGGCTCGGGGAGTCAGGAACAGGGCAGGGTACCAGGTCAGGGCTCCACGACATCATCAGacccacccctcctctcccacaGTCCCCTTCACATGACACTGTCTACCACCACCAGGACACTCACACTGCATCTTCACACACCCCACCCAGCCCCACAGGGAGCAGCCATCCATATGATGCCACATCCTCTGCCCTGACATCTCAGGACCACAATCCAAATGGGATGTCCTCCTCATCCACACCCGCCAGTCCGGACTCCTCCCTACTCCAGAGAATACCAGCGCCACCCCCTGACCCTGCACTCAGTGAGCTGGAGGCTATCAAAGAGAACAAGTGCTCTGCTGTAGGCCCAGTGCGGCTTGAGGGCCCAGTCAGTCAGCCAGAAGAGCCCTTAGCAGTAGTCGGGGAGGTAGGAGAGGACCCCCATGTTCCCGATGAGGACCATGCCTATGCTCTGCCCACAGCGCCAAAGACAGGTGGGACCACCACCCCGCTGCTCTTGCCCAAACTCAGGGACAAGGGCAGCATGCGGAGCCCTGCTAATATGCCCAGTGCTGGAGACATGGAGCCAGTCCTGAAGAGGCGATGCCTACGAATCCGCGATCAGAATAAATagaggatggaggtgagagaTTATATTACAAGGCGAGGCAAAGTATAGATAGCATTGCTTTCACTAGCTGTTCTATCTGATATGACTGAGTTGCACTTTGGAAGAAGGGAGAGAAGTACTGTCCCTCCTGATTTTACTCATACAACCACAGAAGACACACCACAAGCAGCCCATCGGTGGGATCTGCTGCATTAGAGATTGTTAAGTGAATTTAAGAGGACACCAAGTTAACTGTATTTGCAGAACCTTTCTAAATCCCATGTGGTATTCAGTGTTGGTTAAATTAAAAACCAGCAATTATTTGTCTTTTGACTAGGGATTGGAAAATGCggacattcacacatacacagggcAAGCTTAATCACAGGTCTCACAGTATGCGCGTGGTCACTAAACAGCATGGCGCCAAAGAGAGAGAATCCCAGTAACCTGGCACTCCTCGGGGCTCTAAGGTTACAACAGGGGAAAGAGGTGGAGGGCACAGGCAGTGAGAGTCACTTTGAAAGGCGATCGCTTCACCACAACCTGACAGTCGCAATGCATTGTTTGCATGGCGGCCTGTTTTATCAGCTCACTTTCGCCAAGATATGTGAGTGCACGTCTGCTTAAGAGGGAgagttttctgtattttaaccaattagctgatgcttttatctgtagcagtttgcagtgtgtgAGAAGGTAAACGGTTCATTGTCTTGACAAGAACAAATGGCTGCTGCTAAATCAAAGCCGTGACCTTGAGGTTATGTGATGGTCTGTCCAACGAGACTCACAGACGGAGACAGATCAAGTGAGGCTGACTGAGTGCGACCCCTAAGTCAAACTCTTGCTTGTTGTAGTACGAATAGGGAGGCAGCGCTGATATCTGAGTTCACTGCTGAGACGGAGGCGGTTGTCAGTCAGACTACAAGGCGCTGTGAATATGAGAGCCAGCCCTCAGCTGAGATGGAGCTCTGGGGCTTCACTAGAAAACACAGGACCAGAACCAGAGTGCTCCAATTACGCACATCATGGCTTCAGTGCGaaagtgaatcctgctttgtgtGAGCCTCCGTTGAGAATCCGTTTTTCCTATTGTTGTGGCCTCCTGTTGGCACACAAATGAGTACGTGCTTCAGCCTGCAGAGGACGTCAGATGAGTAGAAGTCCTTCAATGTGGCCATATTCGCGTATacactgctaaaaaaaatgtggtCATATGTGACCCAGACCACCTCTGAATGTGGTATGAGCTATCGGATTTCAGTGCGTCCTCAGTGCATTCACACCTGTACTTGGAGCTGCACACCGGCTCACCCAAGACGCgtgttaatgccaggtgtaaacagggccATAATGGCACCCTGTTCTGGCCTCGGCTCGTCTCCCACGTATGAGTTTAgcgctctcctctctcctttcagtccttttccttctcttcactCACCACCGCTGTCCGCTGCCAACCAGATGTTGCTGTTACAGTGCAACAGAAAATCCCTCCTTACTTTGGACCAATCAAAGGGCCTCTTGATTTCACTTGCCTGATTGGTAGCCCAAACGGCTGTAACACCACCCGCCGTCCTCACCCGCCGGTATCTCACCACCATCTCACGTTACCATTTTACTGTATGTCCTGAGATTAACCGCTGATATTACAGAGATGGTTTAGATTTCACCTGGACTGCTTTCCTCTCCAAAGGTCGTGGGTCACCTTGATGATTATGCTTAAAAATGATGTTGATAGAGAAATCACAAACCTTTATCTTACCCTACATGTTTTATGTATGAGTTAAATGATTCCCTTTCACTAGAGGAGTTCCCACTGTACTCTTTGTCGTTTGTTGTGGTTTCATGCGTCCCCTTAGTAACCAATACATATGAAATCACAGCATGCTGCTTGTGTCGTGCAGACGGATTTATAGGCCCTGCGTTGTATGTAATGGGAGCTGGCTGCCGTGTGTGACTGACTTTAGCTTGCCACCTCTCTACTGTGAGAAGAACATTGCTGTCCTGCTCTATTGTCTCTAACTGctaaaaagtctttaaaaaaatctgacagaATCAGCAGCCAACTGGAGGATTTCACCTCAGGAAACGGCCCGTCTCAGTTTTCTTTGCCTTTATTTGGGATATTTTATAGCCCCGTGTAATCCGATCCCACCACATGGGTATTCGCTGAGCGTTTGAAACTAAAACGCAATGGGACAGAGGGAGTACAGAACCCTGGTTTGGCCCttacatgtcagtgtgtgtgtgtgcgtctgtttaCGTTTAATATGCGTGTTTGAATGAaagtctgtgtgagtgtgtgagagagagaaagaagccAGATGTCCTTAGTTTGATTGTGCCCTCTGCGACAGTTATCTGAGTGTTGACATGACTAAAAGCCTCATTCTCAGTGTTTATGTAGAACGGGCGGATTAAGGAATGAGTGTCCAGGACAGGAGGGGGTGATATAAGATATGCTAGAAATGTAAATTACACAGCCCAGAATCTATAACATCTCACTaccctttctccttcctcctctctctctccctccacctaATGAACAGGCTCCCTGTTTAACACTGTACGGCAGTGCCAGATTCTGTGCCACGCCCTCTTGTGGACAACGCCAGTGCGAACACCCTCCAGCCAGTCCCTCAGCCTGTCAGCCCACCAGAGTGCTGCTCTGCCTGTAGACCAGCAGGGCGCCAATCCAGGAAGCAGTCCAGATGGCCATTTTATCACAAGTCACCGTGGGGGAAGAacacaacacagtcacacattttGTCTCGGACCAAAGAGTATTGCTGGCTCGTGTGTCATATTGTGTTCAGCGAGCGCTTCGTTTGGAGCGTCTCAGAtcttcttcctgtctgacattgccctgaagtgtgtttgtgtgtgtgtgtgcacgagttAGTGAGGCTGCCCAGAtgcgctcctcctcctcctcctcctcctcctcctcctcctcctctcattgcTGTACACAGCAGACAGGGCTCTGATCAGCCTTGTGTGGTCTTCTCAGATGGAGCCTGAACATGATCTCTTTCCAGGGGAAACGGTTTGTTTTCTCTGCCGGCTTGCACAAAGAGCCACATTGTTCCTCTCCCCATATCCCACGCTGACTCCCCACTCCAGGTTTTGGGTTACCTGGCCGACGGGGGCTCAGActtcaggactttttttttttttttttgaccgACAGCCAGGAATATAGTATACCCTTCTCCCCTCCACCTCGCGCCCAATCTAAATACGGTACACAGTAACATATTAAGTCTGAGGTTTGATGCCTCACAACTGATTGCCTGTGATTCCCGACTCTTCTCACTTCCTTTAAGGGAGGAGAGAAATTCTGCTGAGATTAAGACTTTGGCCTCGGGCAGTTAACACGCTGTGTGGAGAGAGCCTGGCTGGGCTGTAAAGACAGATGACTGAGCAGTAGGAGAAAGGAtgctccctctgcctcctctaaAACTACATAGAATTTATGAGGGAACACCTACTGATATACATTAGCTGATGTGGTCTGTGGACGCTTAAGTCGCCCAGATAACGCTGGTCCATTAATGTTTGATTCGCAGACCCTCCCTCACCTTTCACCTGGCCCACCTGAGCACCAAGTGCTGTGCATGCTCTCTTTAAAATCCTGAACATCACGTTACCCGACAAGTTAACTGATCCTGagtctgattttattttcatgtctctGATCAGATGATTCTAAAAATCAGACTTGCAATCTTACCGAACGTGGTATTAAACTCAATCATCAAACGCTGTAGTATGCAGCGATCAGTATTACAGTTCCCACTGTTGGGGGTGAGCTGATGAGATTTGATCCAGCTTGATCACTTAGAGGCTTTCTCAACACTTTTGTCCCATTGTAAGATTTCAGTTTTTCTAGTTGAACTCTGCGCAGATACTATTTGATGTTATATTAACTTATGGATGATGCATCTGTagattttcacaaaaaaagtgctttatttcttttgttttctctttgatgaTTGTATTTTTGTGAGTGCTGAAGCTCTTAAATGTCCCTTGTCtttatgtttatatactgtatgccCACTAGAGAGCAGTGTTTGCCTTTGTAGCTTTGCACCTGCCCTTTTCAGACAAGAAAGCAGCAAGAGGCCCATAGGCAGTCTGTTGAAACCCATACGATTACACAGAACACTGCACTCAGTGCCAGCTGACTGATATCCAATGCCAAGTAGATAGCTCTTCCTCCAGATCTTGCTGccattattttctcattacATCCTAATATTGCCTACTGTTACAGCCATGTCATACCAAGAAGACCCAGGGTGCCCTTCAGAGCCTCCTCTGGGATAAGAAGTCATCATGACCCACTCCTAGAATAACTCTAAATGTGACCCACCCCTGCCATCATTCCAAAACTACATGCctatgagtttgtgtgtttgtttgtgtgtgtgcgtgtgtgtgtgtgcgcccacAGCAGCGACACATTTATCCCCACTCATTCCAGCCTGCATCTTCACCACAGGTCATGCCATGATGTTGGTGTCATCCTCGGCTGGCCAGGGGACTTTGTCAACAGCTCCTATGAGTCACTGATGACATCACGGCGTGCATATAGCTGCCGTGTCAACAAGTGGTCCTCTGCTGTGACGCCAGAGgcctaaaaaaaagacattgttaAGACTGCCATTGTCGgtttttattgcacattttaatCATTGCCATTTCTGACCTGATACAGGATGTGTGTTGATCCAAtgtttggacaaaaaaatacttttgtatcagatgtttttttgctgttgttgcctGAAATTCATTGGTACTCTCTGACCTCCCCTGTCAAACATTTAGCCCACTGTTTGAGTAGACTAATCACAGATTGTTTGTATTTGAATATAGATTCAGTAACTGAGAGCTTCAGCGGAGACCTctttgtaaagtaaaataaataaaagttattCTAAGAGCAAGGAAGCGtctggtgtgttttcagtttttaactCCTCTTATGTCACTTCAGATGTTTTCCTTCTCATTTTTACCCAAGAATTGATACTGCGTTGGGCTGTAACACTCTAAATGTCAATGTTATCCATCATTATCCAAATTAATGTGCACACATAAAACAATTATGCAAATTTTGAGCTGTAGGTGTGGGTTGTTAACACACTGCGGTGCTGGAAAAATTCTATTCTTAGTGTCTGCAAGGCAGCGCATCAGCATTCCTAAAATACTGAAAGTTGGTCGAGGCCCTGAGCTGTGACGGTAAAACAGATGAATGAGATAAGAGAGCAGGAATTCCGGCCTGGTGAGGGCTTGCTGGGAACTGTGATTGGAGGCATTAAGGGGGGCAGCGGTTTTCCGGCCCGGGGCAGTTTTCCAGGGTAAGACAGCGACCAAAACTGCAGGACAGGAGTCCTCAAATACTTATCCGCACACAGGGAAAGAGGGAATAGATATGGGAATTCATATTTGTCAAGTCACACACAGTTAGGTAGTATAAAACCGGATGCAAGCTCTGccttgaaaataaaagcatttatcGATGAGCCGTTTTATGGCAGTGTGTttattataaattatatattatcgctttattatttgtttgattttaaaccttttttttaccTCATTAATATGAGAGTGAAAAAGGTTGACAAAGGGGAAATCCAGTCCCAACAATACTTTATTTATAGCTACAACACATTTCATGGAAAAGATGCAGACGGTCAACAATGTGCTACACAAGTGACgtgaaacacacatgaaagcaggaaacagcaggaaaaactttttaaaagagATAACAAAAGTAAGAGATgtcatatttaaatatttttcatttatattccacttttttttaccatttaCAATTTTATTCAACGTTTTATTGCATAAAATTGAATTTTACTTGAAGTGAACTTTTTACAGAATTTACAActtaaatgtgataaatatgTTCTTCATTGATAGATATGTATATACTATCTTAATGCTTATACCTatcatttctatttctattcaATTCTGACTTAATTccttacttaaaaaaaaatctgttgtttcCCTCTTTGTTTATATTAGTATATTCAGCAATACTTAACATCTGGCTGTAGCATTTCTTTTGAGGTTTcattgactttttcttttactttgataGTTCTAACCGGAAGTTGTGCTGTTTCCCTCTGCGTACCTTGACAGTTGTCCTTCCTACAGGTTGGACACGTTGTGGTCGGAGCAGAATTTGTTGTATCTACCTGTGTGCGGACGGGACTCACCTGAAAGTGACGCGCGGCTCCGTTCTGGTCTCAGAGTCCGCTCGGGTTTCACTTCTTGTGCGACACAGGTGAAAAAGGAGCCTGTCGGCGTACTTTGGGGTAAATAATTATCCCGACTGCTCCCGCCGCAGTTTACAGAGGAGCTGACATGAGGAGCTGAGCCAAGCGGGAGCGGAGTGCGCCTACCGCCCGCCTCAGTCCCGAGACGAAAAAGCAGGCCTacaggtgtttctgtgttttccccgTCTGACCTGGAGCCACGGCGCCGTGATCATGCTGGGAGCGGAGAGCAGACAAGAGAGCCGGCTCAAGAAGCTGGAGTCCCTGGTGAGGAACCCGCAGTCGGCGCTGAACTTGGAAACCCTGCTGGTGAGTTTGCGTTTACCTGCGGGGTCTGACACAGGTAGGCGTCATAATGAGTGGCCCGCATTTATTCTGCCAGATCACCTGGAGGGACATGTCAGTTGTCTCAGAGGACAGCTGGAGTCAACAAATGACAAACCCGTCACACATTTAGATAAAGAGAAACACTTCCTGCTGTAGTTGGGTGAATAATTGGAGATAATTATCTTTATAACTAAGATAACTGCACGTGAAAAGCTCAGTTGTTTATCACGAAGTTGGCTCTTAATGAGGGAAACCCCACCCAGACTCAGTGTGTGCCACCTTGTGCTTTATTTCTCACTTTTTACAGATGTGCTGGGAACAAAGCAAACTGAGTTAATATTAACCAAACATGACACGCTTTTGAAAGAAGCACCAAACAGGAAGCGTCCGTCTGTTTGATAGTTGATGTTTTCGTGCCACTCCATCACCGTCGACTCTCTTTGCGGCCTCTAATTGACATGCCCTCACTCTGACCTGTCCTAAGAATGCACTCAGGCCTACTTTGATaaaactgctgccactgctAAGCTCTTCTGCCCCAGCCTCTGACAGCAGATGCACATTTCTGAGCAGCTtttgtcctccacctctgcGCCGGCAGCATCTCGCACCAGGCCGCAGCCCAAAGAAGTCTGCTTTCTTTGTGGGTTTGCAAGTGCAAACTCTTCTTATggaaagctgcattttaaaagtGTGGTTACCAACGCCTCAGACATCAAGAGTGGATGGTACCATAACAAAAGCAGCCGTGGTTGTCAGTCAGGTTATTTTGGTGACGTTCGGAGAAAAAGAATCCAGACAATCATGCTCAGGGATCATTATTGGGGTCAGTATGTCAGCGTGATGACTTGATGAGACATTTAAAGGAGATTAGGTGTTGGACGCACGGGTTTTCCTGCTGGAGGGAACCGCGTCTATTTCCACCGCTGGTGAGTCACAAGTTAAGCCAAGTGAGGCCGCTCCATCCAAACCTCGCCAGTCGCCGCAGCCCGCTCTGTGGCGGACTCGACAGTGGTCACGCCTGATGCTGGGAGCTGCCACACAGGAAGCTGAGGTCACTTCCTGGAATTGAGATGGAGCTAACCTGCCCCGACCTTACATCacttacttcctgtttgtccgCAATCTTTTTTGTTGTGTGCCCACAAAGGATGAACAAAGGGCTTCAATCTGAGTCGACGGAGCTCTGTAGAGGATAAgatgttgagttttttttttttatgtctatgttgtttgtatttcttttacaGTGTGCACAGTGCACATAATCATGATAAGGGAATGACTGTTGTTATTCCACCAGGCGCATGCAGTCGCTGAACGCTCGCCAAAGCCTGTTTGCTCAGTCACTCATAAATTCCGTGGACGGGTGACGAGTTTCTGTCGGCGCATTAACaattgatttgttgttttttttgtggttaTGTGTTGTGCTGTAATGGCAAGTTAATCAGAAAATGAATCACTCGTACACTCGACAGTTTATTTAGTGTTTGTGCCAAACAGTTGCTCGTTTGGCTTCTCGAGCAGACAAAATAAGCGTTCTGAAGGCATCAGTTTAGGCTCCTGTGATGGGAGtgtctctttatttttcaaattttatATGCTTAAATTCTAAAtctaatcatttaaaaaataatcaatggGAATAATGGTCAAGTGGTATTCTTTTAGGGTTGCTCCGCCAACCAGAGCCGACCACAAGAACCAGCAGTTTTAAATGATAAATCCTAATAAGCAGTAATAGTTGGCGGTGAAGCATTTGTGGagtgtcatttttcaatttttagCATTATCACAGGATGTACCAGTACCAGTCAGAgaccatttctttttctgtctcttagCATAGCAAATACCCTCCAGAGGTATGTCTCTCGTCTTAACCCTTGTTTATCGGTGGAGACGGGGCGCAGTTTAACAGCCCGAGCTACAGGCCCGCGCTCGGATTCGTCCAGATTGCGGAAGCGGAAATCAAACGAGTTTTGATTGTGCGGCTCTGACTGGTCTGAGGCCCCGTCTGGACGCCAGAGATTTAAATCTTGATCCCTTCATGCCACAAGATAACGTGTGATGTCTGTACACTGTAAATAGTGGTGGGAATCTCGGGAGtacacactctttttttttttttcttttttgttgatGTGCACCATCTCTGGTCTTTCTGGCATCCACACTCAACCGTTTTTGTCTTACTGGCTTTATGCTGCAGATCGTTCTCGTGCAAGCAAAAACTCTGCAAGGCTCCACCATGAAAAGGCTGCAAGGGAAGCTCCAGTAGCTCCACATCTGAGTTTTACCAATAACCTGAACTACACTGCGTgtgtacacacatgtacaaaatCCTACCGTATGTTCGTCAGTCAGCAAGGCAGAGCTAAGTAGTCGTTAGAATTAAAGCCGCAGTGAGAAAATTGAGCACATAGAGCCTGGATGACCTGCAGgcgctgtgattggctagtTACATGTGTTAACCAACTGTGATTGGTTATTTCAGACTTATAAAACTTAATACAAAGGGACAGGACTCAcacatgctttttttatttttttaaaggaatgcTTGAATTCAAAATTGTTAATGACGTGCAATCATCAAAATTAGTTATTTCAACCAAAGTTATAATGAAATACTGCTACAGTTAAAACTGCCTGCAGCCCATGTAGTGTATGTGAGATATGGCGTGACTAGTATCGCTTCATAGATGTAGGCCTCACTTATAAAACAATGCTGTGTGGTGCTACTGATGGTATAACTGGCAGAATATCTTTAACTATCTGGCAGAACTTAAGTTTTTGATATGACATGACTGTATTTGATGCTTGATTATTGAGTTTAATAGTCAGATTTGAGACCGGATTCCGATTGGGTTACATTTCCAACTCTTTATACGTTAACTGAATGCACCACGGTTTTGTGTTCCAGGTGATTTCATTAAAAACGGGTGGATTTAGCGATTATGATCAAAACAGGTTTCCAGATAAAAGGGTGTGAGGCAGGATGCAGCGGCTGCCACGCCCACACACTCCAAAGACTTCATTTGAATCTGCTAAAATTAGATTATACTTCCTTATGATTCAAATGTTAACGTGGCTGGCAGACTGGTGAAAACAGGGTTCCCTCTccgctgcagacacacacacacacacacacacacacacacacactcacacacacacagagtgtaaAACGATCACAGATCTGCCTGAATCCAGACCCATAAGCTGTTTGTCCCACAATAGCTTCTGAGCCTTCAGGTCTATTTCCACCCGTCTGCggtggggtgggggttggggggtgATCTCTCCGCACCGCTGCTATTTAAAGGTACAGAATTGTTCCACATGCCCACCCACTCACATGTCCCCAAACCAACAGTCGGATAGACACTAAAGACTCCCCCAACcccctctacacacacacacacacactggatgaCTCCACTTGACCCTTGTTTGTGGGGAACAGAGGGTCAAACTACACCCTCACCCCCCCACATCCACCCGCCCCACCGCCACCCTGCCAGCCTTTGGATCACAGAGACATTTTGGTTTCCACGTGAAACTCAACACCGCTGATTTAAGCGCTGATGGCACAAGCGAGAGCCCGATGCTGCCGGCGGCCCTGCGCGTTAAGCCAAAGGGAGgggggtgtgtttgtttgaggtgggggttgggggtACCGGCATCAGGTGTTGTTTGTCTTGTTATGTCTCAGCATCCAGCCTCCATTGTCCTCTTGTCGTTGTTTTCTTTGCGTCGCTCTGCTCTCTCCCCTGAATGTTGCATTTAGGAGCACACGGCTCACAAGAATGTaattctttccttccttccttccttgctTCCTCCCTTCACTCAGTTTTGTTATCTTTTATCAGCCAGCAGAAGGTCAGGGTTGCCCAACTAACGAGACTTGCCCTGACAGATTAACGAGAGAATCAAGAGAAATGTTCCCTCCTTGCTTTCCAACAAAAATGTGACTTGGAATCAGCTTTGAAACACgattatattttcatgtttcGCAATTTGTTCATGAACACTTCAGCCAAACCCAAGCAATGAAATGCAGGatgatatttgtttttccagtgtaGTGGTTAGATTGAGAAGCAATAAGGCTTTTAATGCAGCGGGGGTAAAAGATCATTTTTGATTGAGAATCCATAGTTTGTTTTCAGAGGGTgatttaactgattttttttttgtcttctctgtcttttttagGATTCCATGAATGCCTTGGCTCATGACTTGAACTTTCCTGCCCTccggaaaaacaaaaacatagagGCCTTTCTGAATCGATGTAAgagcttcagtttgtttgatGAAGGTCAAAGTCACATTACAGTGCTCGTTGTTTCTGCTAAAGGTcacaaaagagacagatatatatgaaataaacacctctgacattttccagccaaaCCGTCACTGAAAGTTGAGATATGTATCACTTTTTTGCagcctttctcttttttataatcattttttatgtattttgtccTGATTCATGTCTTCTGAATATTTATACCGCCTACCACGCTACCAACCAGTCTTTCTCACCTTAAAGCTACTGTGTCTTCGATAAATAACACCAGATGCGTGTTTGCGTGCTAACGTGTGTGTCCGTCCCGCAGATGAAAAGACGGTGAGTCAGCTGCGggagctgcaggtgaagctTGAGGACTTTGAGAAGGTGAAGCTGATCGGGAGGGGAGCCTACGGAGAGGTGCAGCTGGTGAGAAGCGAGTCCATGAGCTTGTTCCCTCAATATTTTTGCTGCATTGTGCTGTAGCAGCAGTGCAGTTTGACATAAAGTGGGAT
This region includes:
- the LOC121621875 gene encoding sine oculis-binding protein homolog isoform X1 — encoded protein: MPEMEKGRPPENKRSRKPAHPVKREINQEMKTFAESTMNELLGWYGYDKVDLRDSEANEIRNYRERRQHVSVLKENSLPKPKSLDTKVSHSVLTTKSGERESSSVPSSSPSSSSTSSSLTTPKEHKSAPVIVPLIKPSAVEDVQNVQIVCVWCQKEGVKRYSLCMGSELKSFCSEKCFAACRRAYFKRNKARDEDLHAERSPQHPHTEDSPRLVMKINSNVRSLSPVPQVCDWCKHVRHTKEYLDFGSGEERLQFCSTKCLNQYKMDVFYREARAALTSSSPSRSSQEGRADSIVAGQKLLTPESWNSSSSGEARHRNLSPKGPTPIHGSAESTSPSEASSSNSKVPLSGLRTLERPIQPPPHPPAMEGSPHPVPLHPPPPPRPTLEHQPVPQIPMPFIRPPLHAQGLKSPLANPTRHPGPPSSPIHRPPHSPHLQPPTSSSMNPPGLVHPFPGAYFPGLHSPPLNMMPRGPVPMPPIMNFGIPSFTPLLPQPTVLVPYPIIVPLPVPIPIPIPIPVPSKATPETPSHSGVIQPVPEGADRGRSRATRPPSPGIPEGDSRFVAKKLCGTLTQGLPSPSDPNTRDTDWVKSERSFPSPTSTPHSGASSPRAQYSESPCSAPELEGLTDYKQQQSERQVIQRVLQRTQVKLGPSANGVVDLSGLGESGTGQGTRSGLHDIIRPTPPLPQSPSHDTVYHHQDTHTASSHTPPSPTGSSHPYDATSSALTSQDHNPNGMSSSSTPASPDSSLLQRIPAPPPDPALSELEAIKENKCSAVGPVRLEGPVSQPEEPLAVVGEVGEDPHVPDEDHAYALPTAPKTGGTTTPLLLPKLRDKGSMRSPANMPSAGDMEPVLKRRCLRIRDQNK
- the LOC121621875 gene encoding sine oculis-binding protein homolog isoform X2 → MPEMEKGRPPENKRSRKPAHPVKREINQEMKTFAESTMNELLGWYGYDKVDLRDSEANEIRNYRERRQHVSVLKENSLPKPKSLDTKVSHSVLTTKSGERESSSVPSSSPSSSSTSSSLTTPKEHKSAPVIVPLIKPSAVEDVQNVQIVCVWCQKEGVKRYSLCMGSELKSFCSEKCFAACRRAYFKRNKARDEDLHAERSPQHPHTEDSPRLVMKINSNVRVCDWCKHVRHTKEYLDFGSGEERLQFCSTKCLNQYKMDVFYREARAALTSSSPSRSSQEGRADSIVAGQKLLTPESWNSSSSGEARHRNLSPKGPTPIHGSAESTSPSEASSSNSKVPLSGLRTLERPIQPPPHPPAMEGSPHPVPLHPPPPPRPTLEHQPVPQIPMPFIRPPLHAQGLKSPLANPTRHPGPPSSPIHRPPHSPHLQPPTSSSMNPPGLVHPFPGAYFPGLHSPPLNMMPRGPVPMPPIMNFGIPSFTPLLPQPTVLVPYPIIVPLPVPIPIPIPIPVPSKATPETPSHSGVIQPVPEGADRGRSRATRPPSPGIPEGDSRFVAKKLCGTLTQGLPSPSDPNTRDTDWVKSERSFPSPTSTPHSGASSPRAQYSESPCSAPELEGLTDYKQQQSERQVIQRVLQRTQVKLGPSANGVVDLSGLGESGTGQGTRSGLHDIIRPTPPLPQSPSHDTVYHHQDTHTASSHTPPSPTGSSHPYDATSSALTSQDHNPNGMSSSSTPASPDSSLLQRIPAPPPDPALSELEAIKENKCSAVGPVRLEGPVSQPEEPLAVVGEVGEDPHVPDEDHAYALPTAPKTGGTTTPLLLPKLRDKGSMRSPANMPSAGDMEPVLKRRCLRIRDQNK